In one window of Magnetococcus sp. PR-3 DNA:
- a CDS encoding substrate-binding periplasmic protein has product MYKTWIMVWILGLIWVAPLHAQAPSQAQKPLQLMTENYPPFNMAKSGRSSETYAPMIHGIATDMIKELFKRADIPYTLRLTQWRHAYAITQNKPGYGLFSTTRTPNREELFQWVGPLVENNWVFLAKKSRNITINSLDDARAYKVGGYSGDAVANYLQGQEFIVELASKDKSNAKRIKKDKIDLWATGHLLGPWLAKKMKVNGLEVVYQFKTTQMYLALSPTISKTTVDTLNTTLDSMRKDGTVDTIHQNYLK; this is encoded by the coding sequence ATGTACAAAACATGGATAATGGTATGGATTCTTGGTTTGATCTGGGTTGCCCCCCTACACGCTCAGGCACCATCACAAGCCCAAAAACCCCTACAATTAATGACTGAAAACTACCCCCCTTTTAATATGGCCAAAAGTGGGCGTAGCAGCGAAACATATGCACCCATGATCCATGGCATCGCCACGGATATGATCAAAGAGCTGTTCAAAAGGGCGGATATTCCCTACACCCTACGCTTAACCCAGTGGCGTCATGCCTATGCCATTACGCAGAACAAACCGGGCTATGGGCTATTCTCAACCACCCGAACACCAAACCGAGAAGAGCTGTTTCAGTGGGTTGGCCCATTGGTGGAGAACAACTGGGTTTTCCTTGCAAAGAAGAGCCGCAACATCACCATCAACTCGCTGGATGATGCCCGAGCCTACAAAGTGGGGGGATATAGTGGGGATGCCGTGGCCAACTATCTACAAGGACAGGAGTTTATTGTTGAACTTGCCTCAAAAGATAAGAGCAATGCCAAGCGCATTAAAAAAGACAAAATTGATCTATGGGCTACTGGCCATCTGCTGGGCCCTTGGCTGGCCAAAAAGATGAAAGTGAATGGCTTGGAGGTGGTCTATCAATTTAAAACCACACAGATGTATCTGGCCCTTAGCCCCACCATCTCTAAAACCACGGTGGATACGCTAAATACAACCCTAGACAGCATGCGCAAAGATGGCACCGTCGACACCATACATCAGAACTATTTGAAATAG
- the cobO gene encoding cob(I)yrinic acid a,c-diamide adenosyltransferase: MPKENPHKPGLMLVHTGEGKGKSSSAFGVVFRAAGWGKRVCVIQFIKGQWQTGEEYAATRFENIDWHALGDGFTWDTKNPEKDLQTSREIWAFSQAIIRSGEYDLVVLDEINYCCGYGWISGEEIVGFLQEEKPQPMHVILTGRNAPDAVIEAADTVTEMGMVKHAYKKGIKAAKGIEF, from the coding sequence ATACCGAAAGAGAACCCGCACAAGCCTGGACTTATGTTGGTGCATACGGGAGAGGGTAAAGGTAAATCATCCAGTGCGTTTGGTGTGGTGTTCCGTGCCGCAGGGTGGGGCAAACGGGTTTGTGTGATCCAGTTTATTAAAGGTCAATGGCAGACGGGGGAGGAGTATGCGGCGACCCGGTTTGAGAATATTGATTGGCATGCCCTAGGTGATGGTTTTACCTGGGACACCAAAAACCCAGAAAAAGATCTGCAAACCTCGCGTGAAATATGGGCTTTTAGCCAAGCCATTATCCGCAGTGGTGAATATGATTTGGTGGTGTTGGATGAGATCAACTACTGCTGCGGCTATGGATGGATAAGTGGGGAAGAGATTGTTGGGTTCCTGCAAGAGGAAAAACCCCAGCCTATGCATGTAATTTTAACCGGGCGTAATGCGCCGGATGCCGTGATTGAAGCCGCTGATACGGTTACTGAAATGGGTATGGTAAAGCATGCCTACAAAAAAGGGATTAAGGCGGCAAAGGGTATTGAATTTTAG